In Sphingomonas crocodyli, one genomic interval encodes:
- a CDS encoding App1 family protein translates to MQIIFLDRPWGACGTGFRRSGQGHELTGSASVVIDLSRSGREKQSKALRPPRSLGSATTGLLTRLTPMSIVSGLLHAAALSLEGIIDGVTRRLPVRAEPRVRMLAYAGFRNARELSVSGRIVRFAEPLDPDEGFLARLRAMLAIYISHELADVPVRLDHSAGRYDTLSDDEGYFHFSIPINEALPAVTRWEAVTLTTPDHVMQAPSVDVPVLAPGTDDHWGVISDIDDTIIETGATNFFRNWRRVLVDRPQDRLAVPGAASLYGLIAGQHRSPTRPFFYVSSSPWNLYGFLADFMMRNAIPHGPMFLKDIGVDTSKFITTGHVAHKLGAIRKILAFYPDHRFLLMGDNGQKDVEIYAQVVRDYPERIGAVLIRDVFGVCDKGAVAEQLTAIRSIGLPVYCARDFEQATTILTALGFERPAEVARAGAEAAL, encoded by the coding sequence GTGCAGATCATATTCCTCGACAGGCCGTGGGGGGCCTGCGGCACCGGCTTTCGCCGCTCAGGACAGGGTCATGAGCTGACCGGATCGGCGAGCGTGGTGATCGACCTGTCGCGCAGCGGGCGGGAGAAACAATCAAAGGCGTTACGTCCACCAAGATCATTGGGGTCGGCAACAACCGGCCTGCTCACGCGTCTGACGCCTATGTCGATCGTTTCGGGCCTCCTCCACGCCGCCGCGCTCTCGCTTGAAGGGATTATCGACGGGGTGACCAGGCGGCTTCCGGTTCGCGCCGAGCCAAGAGTACGGATGCTGGCTTATGCCGGGTTCAGGAATGCGCGCGAGCTGAGCGTTTCCGGGCGGATTGTCCGCTTCGCCGAACCGCTCGACCCCGACGAGGGTTTCCTCGCGCGTCTTCGCGCGATGCTCGCTATTTATATCAGTCACGAGCTCGCCGACGTGCCGGTGCGTCTCGACCATTCTGCTGGTCGATACGACACCTTATCCGACGATGAGGGCTATTTCCATTTCTCGATCCCGATCAACGAGGCCCTGCCCGCCGTGACGCGATGGGAGGCGGTGACGCTGACAACGCCGGACCATGTGATGCAGGCGCCGAGCGTAGATGTCCCGGTCCTGGCGCCAGGGACGGACGACCATTGGGGCGTAATCTCGGATATTGACGATACCATCATCGAAACCGGCGCGACCAATTTCTTCAGGAACTGGCGACGTGTGCTCGTCGACCGCCCGCAAGATCGGCTGGCGGTACCGGGGGCCGCTAGCCTGTACGGGCTGATCGCCGGTCAGCATCGGTCACCTACCCGCCCCTTTTTCTACGTGTCGTCGAGCCCCTGGAACTTGTACGGTTTCCTCGCCGACTTCATGATGCGGAACGCGATTCCTCACGGCCCCATGTTCCTGAAGGATATCGGGGTCGACACATCCAAATTCATCACCACCGGACATGTCGCACACAAGCTCGGCGCTATCCGCAAGATCCTAGCGTTCTATCCCGATCATCGCTTCTTGTTGATGGGAGACAATGGACAAAAAGATGTCGAGATTTACGCGCAGGTGGTCCGCGATTATCCTGAGCGTATCGGGGCGGTTCTGATCCGGGATGTTTTCGGAGTATGCGATAAGGGGGCGGTTGCCGAGCAGCTGACCGCTATCAGGAGCATTGGCTTGCCCGTCTACTGCGCGCGAGACTTCGAACAGGCAACGACAATCCTGACGGCTTTAGGCTTCGAGCGGCCTGCCGAGGTGGCACGCGCGGGCGCTGAAGCGGCCTTGTGA
- a CDS encoding PA2169 family four-helix-bundle protein — MPDASHDIAVLNSLIATTIDSVNGYTEAAENSESRFSALFTSRAGERQQVAARLQQQVAALGGAPEDGGTLLAGAHRAFLKLKAAVTGQNEKAIIDEVEAGEDHIKAKFEDAVRDSGLSPSVRTAIEEAYSSVKEGHDEMRDLKHSLER; from the coding sequence ATGCCAGACGCCAGCCATGACATCGCCGTGTTGAACAGCCTTATCGCGACCACGATCGACAGCGTTAACGGCTATACCGAAGCGGCTGAAAATAGCGAAAGCCGCTTCAGCGCTCTCTTCACAAGTCGCGCAGGGGAACGACAGCAGGTTGCCGCGCGATTGCAGCAGCAGGTCGCAGCCCTGGGGGGCGCGCCAGAGGATGGTGGCACCCTGCTGGCCGGAGCGCATCGCGCCTTCCTCAAACTCAAGGCGGCTGTCACCGGCCAGAATGAAAAGGCTATCATCGACGAGGTCGAAGCCGGCGAGGATCACATCAAGGCAAAGTTCGAGGACGCTGTTCGCGATAGCGGTCTGTCGCCTTCGGTCCGTACCGCCATTGAGGAAGCCTACAGCTCGGTGAAGGAAGGTCACGACGAGATGCGTGACCTCAAGCATTCGCTCGAACGTTGA
- a CDS encoding DUF4142 domain-containing protein: MIGADVLAPKETRGSRPCLLVEPAGMVAVIANSHRFSQKGSSMKLLVAASLLGLATVPAFAQVSTATTGSLTAADAGVAPRAGVSATDYVKLAADSDLYEIQSSRLAATKAQRKDVKDFAKEVISDHSATSKSLMAALRNDDRSITRPSTSLSADKAAKLTLLRKAPRDQFDNLYLQQQAEAHQEAWALHKGYATDGTDPALKQVASTAVPVIERHLTHAKQLLPAGLAGAAH; the protein is encoded by the coding sequence TTGATCGGCGCAGACGTTCTTGCGCCCAAGGAGACGCGCGGGAGCCGTCCTTGTTTGTTGGTGGAACCGGCGGGGATGGTCGCCGTTATCGCGAATTCTCACAGATTTTCGCAGAAAGGATCATCGATGAAGCTTCTTGTTGCAGCCTCGCTGTTGGGCCTGGCGACGGTTCCCGCTTTCGCTCAGGTCAGCACCGCGACCACCGGATCGCTCACTGCGGCCGATGCTGGCGTGGCGCCGCGTGCGGGTGTTTCGGCCACCGACTATGTCAAGCTTGCAGCCGATTCCGATCTGTACGAAATCCAGTCCAGTCGTTTGGCGGCGACCAAGGCGCAACGCAAGGACGTCAAGGACTTCGCGAAGGAAGTGATTTCCGACCACAGCGCGACGAGCAAATCGCTCATGGCCGCGCTGCGTAACGATGATCGCAGCATCACCCGGCCTTCGACCTCCTTGTCGGCCGACAAGGCCGCCAAGCTGACACTCCTGCGCAAGGCACCGCGCGACCAGTTCGACAATCTTTATCTCCAGCAGCAGGCGGAAGCGCATCAGGAGGCTTGGGCTCTTCACAAAGGCTATGCGACCGACGGGACCGACCCTGCGCTCAAGCAGGTCGCTTCGACCGCAGTCCCTGTCATCGAGCGGCATCTGACCCACGCCAAGCAGCTGTTGCCCGCCGGCCTCGCGGGGGCCGCGCACTAA
- a CDS encoding polyprenyl synthetase family protein, with amino-acid sequence MLIEMPSHADIGLLPGALAAIARTVDAGLDHILQPPGDARDQLYAAMRHAAIGGGKRLRPLLVKTTADLFNVPEDHSRRAGLAIECLHVHSLIHDDLPCMDDDDTRRGKPTVHRAFDEATAVLAGDALHALAFELLAQPATHPRSDVRANLVMELARCAGAAGMAGGQMLDLLPSHDTGNLEGITRLQEWKTGALIEWSVDAGALLGEASNVERLALRGYARRLGLAFQIADDLLDVEGSEAVVGKRLKKDQAQGKSNFVSVLGIRQAKEMARRLVDEAVDALAPIAAPTELLIELAVFAIERDR; translated from the coding sequence ATGTTGATCGAGATGCCATCGCACGCCGATATCGGACTGCTTCCCGGGGCACTGGCGGCGATAGCGCGCACGGTCGATGCCGGCCTCGATCACATCCTCCAGCCGCCCGGCGACGCCCGCGATCAGCTTTACGCCGCGATGCGACACGCAGCGATCGGGGGTGGCAAGAGGCTGCGTCCGCTGCTGGTCAAGACGACGGCCGATCTGTTCAATGTGCCCGAGGATCATTCACGGCGTGCCGGCCTTGCGATCGAATGCCTCCACGTCCATTCGCTGATCCACGATGATCTGCCGTGCATGGACGACGATGACACGCGCCGCGGCAAGCCGACCGTGCACCGGGCTTTTGACGAGGCAACCGCCGTACTTGCGGGCGACGCGCTTCACGCACTTGCCTTCGAACTGCTTGCGCAGCCCGCCACGCACCCAAGATCGGATGTTCGCGCGAACCTAGTGATGGAACTTGCGCGTTGCGCGGGCGCCGCCGGCATGGCGGGAGGCCAGATGCTCGACCTGCTGCCCAGCCATGACACGGGCAACCTCGAGGGCATCACCCGCCTTCAGGAGTGGAAGACGGGCGCATTGATTGAGTGGAGCGTCGATGCGGGCGCTCTGCTGGGGGAGGCATCGAACGTCGAGCGACTGGCGCTACGCGGCTATGCGCGCAGGCTCGGCCTCGCTTTCCAGATTGCCGATGATCTGCTCGACGTCGAGGGCAGCGAGGCGGTGGTGGGCAAGCGGCTCAAGAAGGATCAGGCACAGGGCAAAAGCAACTTCGTGAGCGTGCTTGGCATCCGTCAGGCCAAGGAGATGGCGCGACGGCTCGTCGATGAGGCCGTTGATGCGCTGGCCCCCATTGCGGCGCCTACTGAGCTGCTCATTGAGCTTGCGGTCTTTGCGATCGAGCGCGACCGATAA
- the ispH gene encoding 4-hydroxy-3-methylbut-2-enyl diphosphate reductase yields MRIVLAAPRGFCAGVTRAIDAVEGALRRFGAPVYVRRPIVHNRVVMRRLEALGAVFVEEVDDVPEGAVLILSAHGVSRDVAFAAHERKLRVFDAICPLVDKVHREVNRHHKEGRHIILIGHSGHPEIDGTLGQLPSGAAEVIATANEVDHLCDRVIRPLAYAVQTTFAVEEARQIVDALKARFPHIVGPQGSDICYATTNRQSAVRAIARDVDAFIIVGESFSSNARRLAEVAEAEGCTNIQLIAGLSDLDFARLDASEAIGITAAASTPAQSVSEVIEGLGRVFDISMQQVGDQEEGVSFRQVALC; encoded by the coding sequence GTGCGCATTGTGCTCGCGGCGCCGCGCGGCTTTTGTGCGGGTGTCACGCGGGCCATCGATGCGGTTGAGGGCGCTCTTCGCCGCTTTGGCGCCCCCGTCTATGTTCGCCGGCCAATCGTCCACAACCGCGTCGTCATGCGCCGCCTCGAGGCGCTCGGCGCTGTCTTTGTCGAAGAGGTCGACGACGTCCCGGAAGGGGCGGTGCTCATCCTGTCGGCACATGGCGTGTCGCGCGACGTCGCTTTTGCGGCACATGAGCGCAAGCTGCGCGTTTTCGACGCCATCTGCCCCCTGGTCGACAAGGTCCATCGCGAGGTGAACCGCCATCACAAAGAGGGCCGGCATATCATCCTGATCGGGCATAGCGGGCATCCCGAAATCGACGGCACGCTGGGACAGCTCCCATCGGGGGCAGCGGAGGTGATCGCAACGGCGAACGAGGTCGATCATCTTTGCGATCGGGTGATCCGCCCGCTTGCCTACGCCGTTCAGACCACGTTCGCTGTGGAGGAGGCGCGGCAGATCGTCGATGCCCTCAAAGCGCGCTTCCCGCACATCGTCGGCCCCCAGGGCAGCGACATCTGTTACGCGACCACCAATCGCCAGTCCGCGGTTCGCGCGATCGCGCGCGACGTCGACGCTTTCATCATCGTGGGGGAAAGCTTCTCGTCGAACGCGCGGCGTCTCGCCGAAGTCGCCGAAGCCGAAGGCTGCACCAACATCCAGCTCATCGCCGGCCTGTCGGACCTTGATTTTGCGCGCCTTGATGCGAGCGAAGCGATCGGAATTACGGCAGCGGCCTCCACCCCGGCCCAATCGGTCAGCGAGGTGATCGAAGGGCTGGGCCGCGTGTTCGACATCTCGATGCAACAGGTCGGCGATCAGGAAGAAGGTGTCTCATTTCGACAGGTGGCACTATGTTGA
- a CDS encoding DUF2141 domain-containing protein → MAFISVCGTGSAGPIRVLAVLIMMTALALARSRPSAAAEMSDAQLEVAPTGLRNGKGLIRLCLTQDSRHFPNCAGDPKAIRRSAPVGNAPLILAGLVPGRYAMSLIHDENGNGKLDTVLGMPREGFGFSRDPAIGFAPPKFDAVLFDVSPGHSRRQVRIRYLF, encoded by the coding sequence ATGGCCTTTATTTCCGTTTGTGGGACCGGATCTGCCGGACCGATCAGGGTCTTGGCCGTTTTAATCATGATGACCGCCCTGGCATTGGCAAGATCTCGCCCCTCAGCCGCAGCCGAGATGAGCGATGCGCAGCTCGAAGTCGCGCCGACAGGTCTGCGCAACGGCAAGGGCCTGATCCGGCTTTGCCTGACGCAGGACAGCCGTCACTTTCCCAACTGCGCGGGGGACCCGAAGGCGATCAGGCGATCAGCGCCGGTCGGTAACGCGCCGCTTATCCTGGCGGGCCTCGTGCCGGGGCGGTACGCGATGTCGCTGATCCATGACGAAAATGGCAATGGCAAGCTCGACACGGTGCTTGGCATGCCTCGCGAAGGGTTTGGCTTCTCGCGCGACCCTGCCATTGGCTTTGCCCCCCCGAAGTTCGACGCCGTATTGTTCGACGTCTCGCCCGGACACAGCCGAAGACAGGTCCGAATCCGATATCTTTTTTGA
- the crtY gene encoding lycopene beta-cyclase CrtY: MTKSSVIIVGGGLAGCLAALALRRARPDVDLLLIEADIRLGGDHVWSFFDSDLGPEEHALVAELVVASWRGHRVAFPKRRRTLACGYNSVRSARLDDLVRQILPRSSLRLGVPVTSVGANTVSLADGTSFHAPGVIDARGAADMAGLDLGWQKFVGRTYRFAHPHGVPLPMIMDATVDQRDGYRFVYCLPFSATEMLVEDTYYADDPELDEGGIGARISAYMAAQNWPEHAAIAEERGILPVAMGGDVGCLWKGAEVALLGLRGGFFHPTTGYSLPDAARNAVLLTQQTDMTSASLRALFRKEAEQRWRDRAFYRLLNRMLFRAAEPEGRYRVLEHFYRLDEALIGRFYAGRSTLLDKARILSGRPPVPLGRAAAAMFYRTEGRAA; the protein is encoded by the coding sequence ATGACCAAATCCTCAGTGATCATCGTGGGCGGCGGCCTGGCGGGCTGCCTGGCCGCTCTGGCGCTGCGCCGGGCGCGCCCGGATGTCGACCTCCTGCTGATCGAAGCGGATATCCGCCTGGGCGGCGATCATGTCTGGTCGTTCTTCGACAGCGATCTTGGTCCCGAGGAGCACGCGCTTGTCGCCGAGCTCGTCGTGGCCTCGTGGCGTGGTCACCGTGTGGCATTCCCGAAGCGACGACGCACATTGGCCTGCGGCTACAATAGTGTGCGCTCGGCGCGCCTCGATGACCTTGTACGCCAGATCCTACCGCGCTCGTCGCTGCGGCTCGGCGTGCCCGTCACCAGCGTCGGCGCGAACACCGTTTCTCTCGCGGATGGAACGTCATTCCACGCCCCAGGCGTGATCGATGCGCGCGGAGCCGCCGACATGGCAGGTCTGGATCTGGGCTGGCAAAAGTTCGTCGGGCGCACCTATCGCTTCGCCCACCCGCATGGGGTGCCTCTCCCAATGATCATGGATGCCACGGTGGATCAGCGGGATGGCTATCGCTTCGTATATTGCCTGCCCTTCTCGGCCACCGAGATGCTGGTGGAGGATACCTATTATGCCGATGACCCGGAGCTCGACGAGGGTGGGATCGGTGCGAGGATCAGCGCCTATATGGCGGCCCAAAACTGGCCCGAGCATGCGGCAATCGCCGAAGAGCGCGGGATTTTGCCGGTTGCCATGGGTGGAGATGTCGGTTGCCTGTGGAAAGGGGCCGAGGTCGCACTTTTGGGGTTGCGGGGGGGGTTCTTCCATCCAACCACCGGCTATTCATTACCCGACGCAGCGCGTAACGCCGTGCTGCTCACCCAACAGACGGACATGACGAGCGCGAGCCTGCGCGCTCTTTTCCGCAAGGAAGCAGAACAACGCTGGCGGGACCGCGCCTTTTACCGCCTGCTCAATCGCATGCTGTTTCGCGCTGCGGAGCCCGAGGGGCGATATCGCGTGCTCGAACATTTCTATCGGCTCGACGAGGCGCTGATCGGTCGCTTCTACGCCGGCCGCTCGACCTTACTCGACAAGGCGCGGATTCTGAGCGGTCGTCCGCCGGTGCCGCTGGGGCGTGCCGCGGCGGCAATGTTTTATCGAACAGAAGGGCGTGCGGCATGA
- a CDS encoding phytoene desaturase: MKRAAVIGAGFGGLALAIRLQAAGIDTTIIEARDKVGGRAYVWKRDGFTFDAGPTVITDPACLSALWSLSGHDIRADVDLVPVSPFYRLSWPDGDTFDYTNDDALLTRQIARLDPRDVDGYRRFLAYSAGVYVEGYEKLGAVPFLDFRSMLRAAPALARYQAWRSVYSIVSGFVRSEKLRQALSFHTLLVGGNPMTTSSIYALIHKLERDGGVWFARGGTNALVAGLARHFERIGGRIILGDPVTSISTAGDRVTAVTTARGGSQTFDAVASNADIVRSYEMVRDHKRGQTAARRLKRKRFSPSLFVVHFGLRGTFADIPHHNILFGPRYKGLLDDIYGADRLAPDPALYLHHPSATDRTMAPKGCSTFYALAPVPHLGQHSPDWTEQGPHYQERIIDIVQARLIPDLRQRLVTSFHYTPVDFASDLGAHLGSAFSLEPRLTQSAWFRVHNRDDVLSNLYFVGAGTHPGAGIPGVVGSAQATAGLMIDDLAS, encoded by the coding sequence ATGAAGCGAGCGGCGGTGATCGGGGCCGGATTTGGTGGACTGGCGCTGGCAATCCGGCTTCAGGCGGCCGGCATCGACACGACCATCATCGAGGCGCGCGACAAGGTGGGGGGGCGCGCCTATGTGTGGAAACGCGACGGGTTCACCTTCGACGCGGGACCGACCGTCATCACCGATCCGGCATGCCTGTCGGCGCTGTGGTCGTTGAGCGGTCATGACATAAGAGCAGACGTTGACCTGGTGCCGGTATCACCGTTTTACCGGCTCTCCTGGCCTGACGGCGATACGTTCGATTACACCAATGATGACGCGCTTCTGACCCGGCAGATCGCACGTCTCGATCCACGCGACGTCGATGGCTACCGTCGCTTTCTCGCTTATTCGGCGGGGGTCTATGTCGAAGGCTATGAGAAGCTCGGGGCAGTGCCGTTCCTCGACTTTCGTTCGATGCTGCGGGCGGCGCCGGCACTCGCGCGTTATCAGGCATGGCGATCGGTCTATTCGATCGTGTCGGGCTTCGTGCGCTCGGAGAAATTGCGCCAGGCGCTGTCGTTTCACACGTTGCTGGTCGGCGGTAATCCGATGACCACAAGTTCGATCTATGCGCTCATTCACAAGCTCGAGCGCGACGGCGGAGTATGGTTTGCAAGGGGCGGGACGAATGCGCTCGTTGCCGGGCTGGCGCGGCATTTCGAGCGGATCGGCGGGCGGATCATTCTGGGGGATCCCGTCACATCGATCAGCACCGCCGGCGATCGGGTGACAGCGGTGACGACAGCCCGGGGCGGGTCGCAAACCTTCGACGCGGTCGCCTCAAATGCTGACATTGTCCGCAGCTACGAGATGGTGCGCGATCACAAACGCGGACAAACCGCAGCGCGCCGCCTGAAGCGTAAACGCTTTTCGCCTTCGCTGTTCGTCGTACACTTTGGCCTGCGCGGCACCTTCGCGGATATCCCGCACCACAACATCCTGTTCGGTCCGCGCTATAAAGGACTGCTCGACGACATCTATGGCGCCGATCGGCTCGCGCCCGACCCGGCGCTCTATCTGCACCATCCCAGCGCGACCGATCGCACGATGGCGCCAAAGGGCTGTTCGACCTTCTATGCGCTCGCGCCCGTGCCGCATCTGGGCCAGCATAGCCCCGACTGGACCGAGCAGGGTCCGCACTATCAGGAGCGCATCATCGACATCGTCCAAGCCCGGCTGATTCCGGATTTGCGCCAAAGACTGGTCACGAGCTTTCACTATACGCCTGTCGATTTCGCGTCCGACCTGGGTGCGCATCTCGGATCAGCCTTCAGTCTCGAGCCTCGCCTCACGCAAAGCGCGTGGTTCCGCGTCCATAATCGCGACGATGTGCTGTCGAATCTCTATTTTGTGGGGGCCGGTACCCACCCCGGCGCGGGGATTCCCGGCGTCGTCGGCAGCGCGCAGGCTACCGCTGGTCTGATGATCGATGATCTCGCGAGCTGA